A region of Arabidopsis thaliana chromosome 5, partial sequence DNA encodes the following proteins:
- a CDS encoding splicing factor-like protein (splicing factor-related; FUNCTIONS IN: RNA binding, zinc ion binding, nucleotide binding, nucleic acid binding; INVOLVED IN: RNA splicing; EXPRESSED IN: 24 plant structures; EXPRESSED DURING: 13 growth stages; CONTAINS InterPro DOMAIN/s: K Homology (InterPro:IPR004087), K Homology, type 1, subgroup (InterPro:IPR018111), RNA recognition motif, RNP-1 (InterPro:IPR000504), K Homology, type 1 (InterPro:IPR004088), Nucleotide-binding, alpha-beta plait (InterPro:IPR012677), Zinc finger, CCHC-type (InterPro:IPR001878); BEST Arabidopsis thaliana protein match is: RNA-binding KH domain-containing protein (TAIR:AT1G09660.1); Has 82686 Blast hits to 53020 proteins in 1818 species: Archae - 38; Bacteria - 8214; Metazoa - 37936; Fungi - 14163; Plants - 12444; Viruses - 1255; Other Eukaryotes - 8636 (source: NCBI BLink).), with protein MESVEMNNPNSQTLDQPPPSSNGDTAPLALDHMNPQNSESVALNGSSTPIPDTNGSSAKPELLRPLLSENGVSKTLSGNDKDQSGGEEETTSRRKRRSRWDPPPSESINNPSAEGGTDSGTGTRKRKSRWADDEPRTQIQLPDFMKDFTGGIEFDPEIQALNSRLLEISRMLQSGMPLDDRPEGQRSPSPEPVYDNMGIRINTREYRARERLNRERQEIIAQIIKKNPAFKPPADYRPPKLHKKLFIPMKEFPGYNFIGLIIGPRGNTQKRMERETGAKIVIRGKGSVKEGRHQQKKDLKYDPSENEDLHVLVEAETQEALEAAAGMVEKLLQPVDEVLNEHKRQQLRELATLNGTIRDEEFCRLCGEPGHRQYACPSRTNTFKSDVLCKICGDGGHPTIDCPVKGTTGKKMDDEYQNFLAELGGTVPESSLKQSATLALGPGSSGSNPPWANNAGNGASAHPGLGSTPTKPPSKEYDETNLYIGFLPPMLEDDGLINLFSSFGEIVMAKVIKDRVTGLSKGYGFVKYADVQMANTAVQAMNGYRFEGRTLAVRIAGKSPPPIAPPGPPAPQPPTQGYPPSNQPPGAYPSQQYATGGYSTAPVPWGPPVPSYSPYALPPPPPGSYHPVHGQHMPPYGMQYPPPPPHVTQAPPPGTTQNPSSSEPQQSFPPGVQADSGAATSSIPPNVYGSSVTAMPGQPPYMSYPSYYNAVPPPTPPAPASSTDHSQNMGNMPWANNPSVSTPDHSQGLVNAPWAPNPPMPPTVGYSQSMGNVPWAPKPPVQPPAENPSSVGESEYEKFMAEMK; from the coding sequence ATGGAGTCCGTCGAAATGAACAATCCCAATTCGCAAACCCTAGATCAACCTCCTCCTTCCTCCAACGGAGACACTGCTCCACTCGCATTGGATCATATGAATCCTCAGAATTCGGAGTCTGTGGCTTTAAACGGTTCTTCTACTCCTATCCCCGATACTAATGGTTCATCAGCAAAGCCTGAGCTCTTACGTCCTTTGCTATCGGAGAACGGTGTTAGCAAGACGCTGAGTGGTAACGATAAGGATCAGTCTGGTGGAGAGGAAGAGACTACAAGCCGGAGGAAGCGTCGGAGTCGGTGGGATCCTCCGCCTTCTGAGTCCATTAATAACCCTAGCGCCGAAGGGGGTACTGATTCCGGTACTGGGACTAGGAAGCGTAAGTCGAGATGGGCAGATGATGAGCCGAGGACGCAAATTCAGTTACCTGACTTCATGAAGGATTTCACTGGAGGTATTGAGTTTGATCCTGAGATTCAAGCTTTGAATAGTAGGTTACTTGAGATTAGTAGGATGTTGCAGTCTGGTATGCCTTTGGATGATAGACCAGAAGGACAGAGGTCTCCTTCACCAGAGCCTGTGTATGATAACATGGGAATTAGGATCAACACTAGGGAGTATCGAGCGAGGGAGAGGTTGAATAGAGAAAGACAAGAAATTATTGCTCAGATTATCAAGAAGAATCCTGCTTTTAAACCTCCGGCAGATTATAGACCTCCTAAGCTCCATAAGAAGCTTTTCATTCCAATGAAGGAGTTTCCTGGTTACAATTTTATTGGTCTGATTATTGGTCCCAGGGGTAATACTCAGAAGAGAATGGAGAGGGAGACTGGTGCAAAAATTGTAATTCGGGGTAAAGGGTCTGTAAAAGAAGGTAGGCATCAGCAGAAAAAGGATTTGAAATATGACCCTTCTGAGAATGAAGACTTGCATGTTTTAGTCGAGGCTGAGACTCAGGAAGCTCTTGAAGCTGCTGCTGGTATGGTTGAAAAGCTATTGCAACCTGTTGATGAAGTGCTCAACGAGCACAAGAGGCAACAGCTCAGGGAACTTGCAACCTTGAATGGGACAATAAGGGATGAAGAATTCTGTAGACTGTGTGGTGAGCCAGGACATAGACAGTATGCATGTCCTTCTCGTACGAATACCTTTAAGAGTGATGTTCTTTGCAAGATCTGTGGTGATGGTGGACACCCTACTATTGATTGCCCGGTGAAGGGTACTACTGGGAAGAAAATGGATGATGAATATCAGAACTTCTTGGCAGAGTTAGGAGGAACTGTACCTGAATCTTCTCTCAAACAGAGTGCTACCTTAGCTCTTGGTCCGGGAAGTTCGGGAAGTAATCCTCCATGGGCTAATAATGCAGGGAATGGTGCAAGTGCGCATCCTGGCTTAGGGTCAACTCCGACTAAACCCCCCTCCAAAGAATATGACGAAACAAATTTGTACATTGGGTTCTTACCTCCGATGCTGGAGGACGATGGTTTGATTAATCTCTTTTCATCCTTTGGTGAAATTGTGATGGCAAAGGTAATCAAGGACCGTGTGACTGGGCTGAGCAAAGGCTATGGTTTTGTGAAGTACGCTGATGTACAGATGGCTAATACTGCTGTTCAGGCAATGAATGGCTATCGTTTCGAAGGCCGAACACTCGCTGTCAGGATTGCAGGCAAATCGCCACCGCCTATTGCACCTCCAGGACCTCCAGCTCCTCAACCACCAACTCAAGGTTATCCTCCCTCAAACCAGCCGCCTGGTGCCTATCCATCTCAACAGTATGCCACTGGTGGTTATTCAACAGCTCCAGTTCCTTGGGGTCCTCCTGTTCCTTCCTATTCTCCATATGCTCTTCCCCCTCCTCCTCCTGGTTCTTACCATCCTGTCCATGGTCAACATATGCCTCCTTATGGAATGCAAtacccaccaccaccacctcaTGTGACACAAGCACCTCCACCTGGCACTACTCAAAACCCATCTTCTAGTGAACCCCAGCAAAGCTTCCCACCAGGAGTACAAGCTGATAGTGGTGCTGCTACGTCGTCTATACCACCAAATGTCTATGGTAGCTCAGTCACGGCTATGCCTGGACAGCCTCCATATATGAGTTATCCGTCTTACTACAATGCTGTTCCCCCTCCAACACCTCCTGCACCGGCCTCGTCTACTGATCATTCCCAAAACATGGGTAACATGCCATGGGCCAACAATCCTTCTGTCTCAACACCTGATCACTCACAAGGTCTTGTTAATGCACCTTGGGCACCTAATCCTCCTATGCCACCCACTGTTGGCTATTCACAGAGCATGGGGAACGTACCCTGGGCTCCCAAACCTCCAGTACAGCCTCCTGCAGAGAATCCATCCTCTGTTGGAGAGTCTGAGTATGAGAAGTTCATGGCTGAGATGAAGTAG
- a CDS encoding 2-oxoglutarate (2OG) and Fe(II)-dependent oxygenase superfamily protein (2-oxoglutarate (2OG) and Fe(II)-dependent oxygenase superfamily protein; FUNCTIONS IN: oxidoreductase activity, iron ion binding; INVOLVED IN: gibberellin biosynthetic process; EXPRESSED IN: root; CONTAINS InterPro DOMAIN/s: Isopenicillin N synthase (InterPro:IPR002283), Oxoglutarate/iron-dependent oxygenase (InterPro:IPR005123); BEST Arabidopsis thaliana protein match is: 2-oxoglutarate (2OG) and Fe(II)-dependent oxygenase superfamily protein (TAIR:AT4G23340.1); Has 7702 Blast hits to 7679 proteins in 930 species: Archae - 0; Bacteria - 1010; Metazoa - 114; Fungi - 840; Plants - 4571; Viruses - 0; Other Eukaryotes - 1167 (source: NCBI BLink).), with protein sequence MSLELPVFDISKPLSESSLTSLQDACKEWGFFYVTNHGVSRDMYKKLRRFSTGVFELEDEEKMKMGASNYTPRFIASPFFESLRVSGPDFYASAKSSVDAFSDQATDEEFSGLMKEYGEKMTKLCEKIMKAILSSFGDDLHHKYYESEFGNCHGYFRINNYTIPSDQEDDHHNGDEQDLIEGLGMHTDMSCITIVDQDDIGGLQVRTRDGIGLMDINPKDEALVVNVGDLLHAWTNGRLRSSQHRVILKRRGFVGNRFSLAFFWCFDDGKVVFAPDEVVGGCEGMRVFRSFKCGDYLRFRESNEKGKFEKVGDTVEDFARIEDRR encoded by the exons ATGTCTCTGGAACTTCCGGTGTTTGACATTTCAAAGCCTCTAAGCGAGTCATCATTGACGTCACTACAAGATGCGTGTAAGGAGTGGGGTTTCTTCTACGTAACCAACCACGGCGTCTCCCGCGACATGTACAAGAAACTCCGGAGATTCTCAACCGGAGTTTTCGAGCTAGAAGATGaggagaaaatgaaaatgggaGCGTCTAATTACACTCCCCGTTTCATCGCATCGCCTTTCTTTGAAAGCCTTCGTGTCTCCGGTCCCGATTTCTATGCCTCGGCCAAGTCTTCCGTTGATGCTTTTTCCGACCAAGCTACCGATGAAGAGTTCag tggGTTGATGAAAGAATATGGAGAAAAGATGACGAAACTATGTGAGAAGATAATGAAAGCAATCCTCTCTAGCTTCGGAGACGATCTTCATCACAAGTATTACGAATCTGAGTTTGGAAACTGTCATGGCTACTTCAGGATCAACAACTACACAATCCCTTCAGACCAAGAAGATGATCATCACAACGGTGATGAGCAAGATTTGATCGAAGGGCTAGGAATGCACACTGACATGAGTTGCATCACGATCGTTGACCAAGATGACATCGGAGGTCTTCAAGTCAGAACCAGAGATGGGATTGGTCTGATGGATATCAACCCTAAAGATGAAGCACTCGTTGTCAACGTCGGAGATCTATTGCATGCATGGACCAATGGACGGCTGAGATCGTCTCAACACAGAGTTATCTTGAAACGACGTGGTTTCGTTGGTAATAGATTCTCACTTGCTTTTTTTTGGTGCTTTGACGATGGGAAAGTCGTGTTTGCCCCTGATGAAGTCGTCGGAGGTTGTGAGGGTATGAGGGTATTTCGATCATTTAAATGTGGGGATTATTTGAGGTTTAGAGAGAGTAATGAGAAAGGGAAGTTCGAGAAGGTTGGGGACACGGTCGAAGACTTTGCACGAATTGAAGACCGTCGTTAA